From the Priestia koreensis genome, one window contains:
- a CDS encoding peroxiredoxin family protein, whose translation MTKFQLGDKIPSFTLPTVTGETFSFSEHQDQHQSWHLIVFFRGPWCPVCKSELNDLEESKGFFEGENVHLITISSEKLDSLKSFSEEENLSFTMLSDESLEAINSFDVYYHGEDAPYEDHGAHGEPAYFLVDEKGKLLYQQRQTGPFGRPSTTELRKIVKYIKKNLKSD comes from the coding sequence ATGACAAAATTTCAATTAGGCGACAAAATCCCATCCTTTACTCTTCCAACAGTAACAGGAGAAACGTTTTCTTTTAGCGAACATCAGGACCAGCATCAAAGCTGGCACCTTATCGTGTTCTTCCGAGGACCATGGTGTCCGGTTTGTAAAAGTGAGCTAAACGACCTTGAGGAAAGCAAAGGATTTTTTGAAGGCGAAAACGTCCATTTAATTACGATTTCTAGTGAGAAATTAGACAGCTTAAAGAGCTTTTCAGAAGAAGAAAACTTATCGTTCACGATGCTATCAGATGAGAGCTTAGAAGCAATTAATTCATTTGACGTGTATTACCACGGCGAAGATGCGCCGTATGAGGATCACGGTGCCCACGGAGAACCCGCTTACTTCCTTGTTGATGAAAAAGGAAAACTGCTATATCAGCAGCGCCAAACAGGCCCATTCGGTCGCCCTTCAACAACAGAGCTTCGTAAGATCGTTAAGTACATCAAAAAGAACTTAAAATCAGACTAA
- a CDS encoding extracellular solute-binding protein: MNVHTYAKKWAVAAASVVLVGGLAACGNGSDQSSGDKKEAHTLTIYSGQHKEVTDALAKDFTKETGIKVKVREGSSNELAHQVAEEGKNSPADIIFTEETAPLVMLGEQNLLEKTDSKALGHVDKQYEDPDGKWVGLLARSRVVAYNPKEVKESELPKSVFDFAKPEWKQKVAFVPTSGAFTNQISAMIKLYGKDKTKDWLEGLQKYGKQYKNNKMALDAVEKGEVGVALINNYYWDNEAKEKGADNMNSKLYYFGNGDIGDMISLSGAAIVKASDNKKDAQKFMEFATDVKGQQALTEASSQYPLNANVDTKGMKPFSELNPPKNTLDLGKYSDGEQALELLQEVGLL; this comes from the coding sequence ATGAACGTACATACATACGCAAAAAAATGGGCTGTTGCAGCTGCATCAGTCGTGTTAGTAGGGGGACTCGCTGCGTGCGGAAATGGCAGTGACCAAAGTTCAGGTGATAAAAAAGAAGCACATACGTTAACGATTTATAGCGGTCAGCATAAAGAAGTAACGGATGCGCTAGCGAAGGATTTTACAAAAGAAACGGGCATTAAAGTAAAAGTTCGTGAAGGGTCTAGTAATGAACTTGCTCATCAAGTAGCAGAAGAAGGGAAGAACTCACCTGCGGATATTATTTTTACAGAAGAAACGGCTCCGCTTGTGATGCTTGGTGAACAAAACTTATTAGAAAAAACAGATTCCAAAGCACTGGGTCATGTGGACAAGCAATATGAAGACCCAGACGGTAAATGGGTCGGATTACTCGCACGCTCTCGTGTTGTCGCATACAATCCGAAAGAAGTAAAAGAGAGCGAGCTTCCAAAGTCCGTATTTGATTTTGCGAAACCAGAATGGAAGCAAAAAGTAGCATTTGTTCCAACGAGTGGAGCATTTACAAATCAAATTTCTGCCATGATTAAGCTGTACGGGAAAGATAAAACAAAAGATTGGTTAGAAGGATTACAAAAATACGGAAAGCAATACAAAAACAACAAAATGGCGTTAGATGCAGTTGAAAAAGGTGAGGTAGGCGTTGCGCTTATTAATAACTACTACTGGGATAACGAAGCGAAGGAAAAAGGCGCAGACAACATGAATTCCAAGCTGTACTACTTCGGTAATGGAGATATTGGCGATATGATTTCATTATCCGGAGCAGCAATCGTAAAAGCGAGTGATAATAAGAAAGACGCACAAAAATTCATGGAATTTGCGACAGATGTGAAGGGGCAACAAGCATTAACAGAAGCGAGCTCACAGTATCCGTTAAATGCGAACGTTGATACAAAAGGAATGAAGCCTTTTTCTGAATTGAACCCGCCTAAAAATACGCTGGACTTAGGGAAATATTCTGATGGTGAACAAGCATTAGAACTTCTTCAAGAAGTCGGGTTATTATAA
- the spoVK gene encoding stage V sporulation protein K yields the protein MDQPMTLKNNGQINIILNNEPVKPKPKKFSTTIPNPVVQPKTVIHHQPLNEIEAELKSLVGMDDLKKIIKEVYAWLYVNKKREEQGLKAGKQSLHMMFKGNPGTGKTTVARLIGKLFHSMNVLSKGHLIEAERADLVGEYIGHTAQKTRDLIKKAMGGILFIDEAYSLSRGGEKDFGKEAIDTLVNHMEAKREDFVLILAGYSKEMENFLTLNPGLRSRFPFVIDFPDYEVEELLEIAEQMIAEREYRLSKDAYYKLKEHFLDIKYNRSLKDFSNGRYVRNVVEKSVRAQAMRLLMEDRYQREELLTLTMDDISF from the coding sequence TTGGATCAACCCATGACTTTAAAGAACAACGGACAAATTAATATCATATTGAACAATGAGCCCGTAAAACCAAAGCCAAAGAAATTTTCCACGACGATTCCAAACCCGGTTGTACAGCCGAAAACGGTCATTCATCACCAGCCATTAAACGAAATTGAAGCGGAGTTAAAATCGCTTGTTGGGATGGATGATCTCAAGAAAATTATAAAAGAAGTGTATGCATGGCTCTATGTAAATAAAAAACGAGAAGAGCAAGGACTAAAAGCAGGCAAACAGTCGCTTCACATGATGTTTAAAGGAAATCCTGGAACCGGAAAAACAACGGTTGCACGTCTGATTGGAAAGTTGTTTCACAGTATGAACGTATTATCAAAAGGACACCTTATCGAAGCGGAACGAGCGGATTTGGTCGGTGAATATATCGGTCACACCGCACAAAAAACAAGAGACCTGATTAAAAAGGCGATGGGCGGTATTTTGTTCATTGATGAGGCGTATTCTCTCTCAAGAGGCGGAGAAAAAGATTTTGGGAAAGAGGCTATTGATACACTTGTAAATCATATGGAGGCCAAGCGAGAGGATTTCGTGTTGATCTTGGCGGGGTATTCAAAAGAAATGGAGAATTTCCTCACGCTAAATCCAGGTCTTCGCTCGCGATTTCCCTTTGTGATTGATTTTCCCGATTATGAGGTAGAGGAGCTTCTTGAGATTGCCGAGCAGATGATTGCGGAGCGAGAATACCGCTTGAGTAAGGATGCGTATTACAAGCTGAAGGAGCATTTTCTTGATATCAAATACAACCGCTCCTTAAAAGACTTTAGTAACGGTCGGTACGTGCGAAACGTCGTTGAGAAATCCGTTCGTGCACAGGCAATGAGGTTATTAATGGAAGATCGCTATCAGCGGGAAGAATTATTGACGCTGACTATGGATGATATTTCATTTTAA
- a CDS encoding MerR family transcriptional regulator gives MSDNIRRNTPLFPISIVMQLTELSARQIRYYEEHDLVTPARTEGKRRLYSFNDIDKLLEIRDLIEQGVNLAGIKELFKVKENETKHTPNEPVTVKKPDLSDEELRKILRTELMQAGRFNRAALNQGDMSRFFH, from the coding sequence ATGAGTGACAACATTCGACGTAATACTCCACTGTTTCCAATTAGCATTGTGATGCAGTTAACAGAGTTGTCCGCTCGTCAAATCCGTTATTACGAAGAACATGATCTAGTAACACCTGCTCGAACAGAAGGAAAAAGACGTCTTTATTCATTCAACGATATTGATAAACTATTAGAAATTCGTGATTTGATTGAACAAGGCGTGAACCTTGCAGGAATTAAAGAACTTTTTAAAGTAAAAGAGAATGAAACAAAGCATACGCCAAACGAGCCTGTAACCGTAAAAAAACCGGATCTTTCAGACGAAGAGCTGCGTAAAATTCTTCGCACGGAATTGATGCAAGCCGGACGTTTTAATCGTGCAGCGCTTAATCAAGGTGACATGTCGCGTTTCTTTCATTAA
- the glnA gene encoding type I glutamate--ammonia ligase translates to MAKFTKEDIVSKVQEENVKYIRLQFTDILGTIKNVEIPVSQLEKALDNKMMFDGSSIEGFVRIEESDMYLYPDLDTFVIFPWTPEKGKVARFICDIYNPDGTPFDGDPRNNLKRVLKEMEELGFTDFNLGPEPEFFLFKLDEKGEPTLELNDKGGYFDLAPTDLGENCRRDIVLELEEMGFEIEASHHEVAPGQHEIDFKYASALKACDDIQTFKLVVKTIARKHGLHATFMPKPLFGVNGSGMHCNLSLFKEGVNAFYDTKGELELSETARQFIAGIVKNATSFTAVTNPTVNSYKRLVPGYEAPCYVAWSARNRSPLIRIPASRGVSTRVEVRSVDPAANPYLAMAVLLAAGLDGIKNKLEAPKPIDRNIYVMSKEEREAEGIVDLPATLAQALVEFKKNEVMVGALGEHITEHFLEAKEIEWDMFRTQVHPWERDQYMSMY, encoded by the coding sequence ATGGCAAAATTTACAAAAGAAGATATCGTATCAAAAGTACAAGAAGAGAACGTAAAGTATATTCGACTACAGTTTACGGATATTTTAGGGACAATTAAAAACGTTGAAATTCCAGTAAGCCAATTAGAAAAAGCGTTAGACAACAAAATGATGTTTGACGGCTCTTCAATCGAAGGTTTCGTTCGTATCGAAGAATCTGATATGTACTTATATCCAGATCTTGATACATTCGTTATTTTCCCTTGGACGCCAGAAAAAGGAAAAGTAGCTCGTTTCATCTGTGACATTTACAATCCAGACGGAACACCATTTGATGGAGATCCACGCAACAACTTAAAACGTGTTTTAAAAGAGATGGAAGAACTAGGATTCACAGACTTTAACCTTGGGCCTGAGCCAGAATTTTTCTTATTCAAGCTTGATGAAAAAGGTGAACCTACATTAGAACTTAACGACAAAGGTGGTTATTTCGACCTTGCCCCTACTGACCTTGGCGAAAACTGCCGTCGTGACATCGTTCTTGAGCTAGAAGAAATGGGCTTTGAAATTGAAGCATCTCACCATGAGGTAGCTCCTGGTCAACATGAGATCGACTTTAAATATGCAAGTGCTCTAAAAGCTTGTGACGATATTCAAACATTTAAATTAGTGGTTAAAACAATCGCTCGTAAGCATGGTCTTCATGCAACGTTCATGCCAAAACCATTATTCGGTGTAAATGGATCTGGAATGCACTGTAACCTTTCTTTATTCAAAGAAGGCGTTAACGCATTCTACGATACAAAAGGTGAGTTAGAGTTAAGTGAAACGGCACGTCAGTTCATCGCTGGTATCGTGAAAAACGCAACTAGCTTCACAGCTGTTACAAACCCAACAGTTAACTCTTACAAACGTCTAGTACCAGGATACGAAGCTCCTTGTTACGTAGCATGGTCTGCACGTAACCGTAGCCCATTAATCCGTATCCCAGCTTCTCGCGGCGTAAGTACACGTGTTGAAGTACGTAGCGTAGACCCAGCTGCTAACCCTTACTTAGCAATGGCTGTTCTACTTGCTGCTGGTCTTGACGGAATCAAAAACAAATTGGAAGCTCCAAAACCAATCGACCGCAACATCTATGTAATGTCGAAAGAAGAGCGCGAAGCTGAAGGAATCGTTGATTTACCAGCTACACTTGCTCAAGCATTAGTAGAGTTCAAAAAGAACGAAGTAATGGTTGGTGCACTTGGCGAGCACATCACAGAACATTTCTTAGAAGCAAAAGAAATCGAGTGGGATATGTTCCGCACACAAGTTCACCCTTGGGAACGCGACCAATACATGAGCATGTATTAA
- a CDS encoding ABC transporter permease yields the protein MKLVELFKGKGPQRRTSLLLLLPVFLFIFIACLPFLYIIIRAREAGWETAIHLIFRQRVYDLLKNTLLLDVTVTITSMVIGVATAWFIERTNLWGKRVWNVLITLPFAVPAFVSSYSWVSLSPIFEGFFGAFVVLTLYSYPLVHLPVAAALRGMNPSLEEVAHSLGYGPWKTFWRVTFPQMRPALFGGGLLIALHTLAEFGALSLLRFDTFTTAIFDQYTMAFNGASAAMLTTVLLFLCLLFIGLELYIRGKAKYTPVGSGVSRKQEQRSLGAWAPLVLVGFLALTVIAVGIPLGRLIYWLLNGSSAQFPLAEMGHNLLTTLSYGLGGAVVTALVALPLVMLSLRYRGSLSVLSERVPYVVHSLPGLVIGLTLVFFAVRYMNPIYQTSILLVVAYVLLYVPLAQSSIRASYEQAPERIEEVARTLGKRPITVFFTVTLPLILPGIGAGMALVCLKIMNELTATLLLRPTGVDTLAIKVWQHTTNSEFAAAAPYAALLILISSLPVYVLTMRSFSSKRRETL from the coding sequence ATGAAGCTAGTCGAGCTATTTAAGGGAAAGGGGCCGCAGCGAAGAACATCGCTGTTGCTCCTTTTACCTGTTTTTTTATTTATTTTCATTGCTTGTCTACCATTCTTATACATTATCATTCGTGCACGTGAAGCAGGTTGGGAAACCGCGATACACCTTATTTTTCGCCAGCGCGTGTATGATCTCCTAAAAAATACGCTGTTGTTAGATGTTACCGTCACCATTACGTCGATGGTCATTGGCGTGGCGACCGCTTGGTTCATTGAGCGCACAAACCTGTGGGGAAAACGAGTCTGGAACGTACTTATTACGCTTCCATTTGCTGTTCCAGCGTTTGTCTCGAGCTATAGCTGGGTGTCACTGAGTCCAATTTTTGAAGGGTTCTTCGGCGCGTTCGTTGTCCTTACTCTATACAGTTATCCCCTCGTTCATTTACCAGTCGCAGCGGCACTACGCGGGATGAATCCTTCGTTAGAAGAAGTCGCACATTCGTTAGGATACGGGCCATGGAAAACATTTTGGCGCGTTACCTTTCCTCAAATGCGACCTGCCTTGTTTGGGGGAGGATTATTAATTGCTCTGCACACGTTAGCGGAATTCGGGGCATTGTCATTACTACGTTTTGATACGTTTACAACCGCTATTTTTGATCAATATACGATGGCCTTTAACGGAGCTTCGGCGGCGATGTTAACGACCGTGCTGCTATTTTTATGCTTATTATTTATTGGTCTTGAGCTCTATATAAGAGGGAAAGCAAAATACACTCCGGTCGGAAGTGGCGTGTCTCGAAAACAGGAACAGCGATCACTAGGAGCTTGGGCGCCGTTGGTTCTTGTAGGATTTTTGGCGCTAACTGTAATTGCCGTAGGAATTCCACTTGGAAGACTCATCTACTGGCTTTTGAATGGATCTTCTGCTCAATTTCCATTAGCAGAGATGGGACATAATCTGCTCACAACTTTATCGTACGGTCTAGGAGGAGCTGTAGTGACAGCGCTAGTAGCCCTGCCGCTTGTGATGCTGTCGCTTCGTTACCGAGGATCACTGTCCGTCTTGTCAGAACGCGTTCCCTATGTCGTTCATAGCTTGCCTGGTCTTGTTATTGGATTAACGCTTGTCTTTTTTGCTGTAAGATATATGAACCCTATTTATCAAACATCGATTTTACTAGTCGTTGCCTATGTACTGCTGTACGTTCCGCTTGCTCAATCATCGATTCGTGCCTCTTATGAGCAGGCACCAGAGCGTATTGAAGAAGTCGCAAGAACGCTAGGGAAACGTCCCATTACGGTCTTTTTCACCGTGACACTGCCGCTCATTCTTCCGGGAATTGGGGCAGGTATGGCGCTCGTTTGCCTAAAAATTATGAACGAGCTCACGGCAACGCTGCTACTGAGACCAACAGGTGTCGATACACTCGCCATCAAGGTGTGGCAGCACACAACAAACTCTGAGTTTGCAGCGGCAGCACCGTATGCAGCGCTACTTATTTTAATTTCGAGCTTACCTGTATATGTGCTAACAATGCGCTCGTTTTCAAGTAAAAGGAGAGAAACGTTATGA
- the hflX gene encoding GTPase HflX, translating to MKNEQEKVILVGCQLQTEDDDRFQYSMDELVSLTETANGKVMVSVTQKRDRVHSATYIGKGKVEELVQLEEELEPDLIIFNDELSPSQIRNLSAQLDARVIDRTQLILDIFAQRAQTKEGKLQVELAQLEYLLPRLVGQGASLSRLGGGIGTRGPGETKLESDRRHIRRKIDDIKQQLKTVVEHRNRYRERRKRNQALQIAIVGYTNAGKSTLFNRMTEAGIYEENQLFATLDPTTRRLALPSGFQALITDTVGFIQDLPTTLVAAFRSTLEEVQEADLILHVVDSSNPDYYNHEQTVHDLLKELDVSGIPMLTVYNKKDLQLADFVPHTNRSINVSAFVKEDVNELLETIERYVREEMKYYELHVSPSEGKLLASLKRDTIVEKMTFNEETDMYECAGYAPQHHPIHVEKNSENE from the coding sequence ATGAAGAATGAACAAGAAAAGGTTATTTTAGTCGGTTGTCAGCTACAAACAGAAGATGACGACCGCTTTCAATATTCCATGGATGAACTCGTCTCTCTAACAGAAACGGCCAACGGAAAGGTCATGGTCTCCGTTACGCAAAAAAGAGATCGTGTTCACTCAGCCACATACATTGGAAAGGGAAAGGTAGAAGAGCTTGTTCAGCTTGAAGAAGAGCTAGAGCCGGATCTTATTATCTTTAACGATGAACTATCCCCGAGCCAAATCCGCAATCTGTCTGCACAGCTAGACGCTAGAGTCATTGACCGCACACAGCTTATTCTAGACATTTTCGCACAGCGTGCTCAAACGAAAGAAGGGAAGCTCCAGGTTGAACTAGCTCAGTTAGAATACCTGCTTCCACGGTTAGTTGGTCAAGGTGCATCATTATCACGACTCGGTGGAGGAATTGGTACGAGGGGACCGGGTGAGACGAAGCTTGAGAGCGACCGTCGTCACATCCGCCGCAAAATTGACGACATTAAGCAACAGCTTAAAACAGTCGTTGAGCACCGTAACCGCTATCGCGAGCGCCGCAAACGGAATCAGGCGCTACAAATTGCGATTGTTGGTTATACGAACGCTGGGAAATCCACGTTATTTAACCGCATGACTGAAGCCGGTATTTACGAAGAGAATCAGCTGTTCGCAACGCTTGATCCGACGACAAGACGTCTCGCGTTACCGTCCGGCTTTCAAGCGCTCATTACGGATACGGTAGGATTCATTCAAGACTTGCCGACAACACTCGTTGCAGCATTCCGCTCAACGCTTGAAGAGGTACAGGAAGCGGACTTAATTTTACACGTCGTTGATTCGAGTAATCCAGATTACTACAACCACGAGCAAACGGTTCATGACCTGCTAAAAGAACTAGATGTATCAGGCATTCCGATGCTGACGGTTTACAATAAAAAAGATCTACAGCTTGCAGACTTCGTGCCGCATACGAACCGCTCTATCAACGTGAGCGCATTTGTAAAAGAAGACGTAAACGAACTTCTTGAAACGATCGAGCGCTATGTAAGAGAAGAAATGAAGTACTACGAACTGCACGTATCACCGAGTGAAGGTAAGCTTCTTGCCTCGTTGAAGCGCGATACGATTGTTGAAAAAATGACCTTTAACGAAGAAACGGATATGTATGAATGCGCGGGATATGCGCCGCAGCATCATCCGATTCACGTCGAAAAAAACAGTGAGAACGAGTAA
- a CDS encoding SMI1/KNR4 family protein, which translates to MITKGDIVKQTISSLKKRLSENDNILQIQANSGYVYNATCTFNAPASDADIHNFEKETGYVLPSDYKEFLKLANGCRLFDDVNYGGEAIFYSLDMIRQAIDKNCNDEGFEAHYEIAYIYQDNIVINSKLVSQQKANYLFWKDHIDQLKDSEPLRMNFELWLDRFIMCQGEKFWWWPIHTASNYYDL; encoded by the coding sequence ATGATTACAAAAGGCGACATCGTTAAGCAAACGATAAGCTCGTTAAAGAAAAGGCTAAGTGAAAACGATAATATACTACAAATTCAAGCTAATAGCGGTTATGTGTATAACGCTACGTGTACGTTCAATGCCCCTGCGAGTGATGCAGACATCCATAATTTCGAAAAAGAAACGGGCTATGTGTTGCCAAGTGACTACAAAGAGTTCTTAAAACTGGCGAACGGTTGCCGATTATTTGACGATGTGAATTATGGAGGAGAAGCGATATTTTACAGTTTAGACATGATTAGGCAAGCTATTGATAAGAATTGTAATGACGAGGGATTTGAAGCTCACTACGAAATAGCCTATATCTATCAAGACAATATCGTCATCAATTCTAAGCTCGTTTCACAGCAGAAAGCGAATTATTTGTTTTGGAAAGACCATATCGATCAGCTGAAAGATTCCGAGCCTTTACGTATGAACTTTGAGCTATGGCTAGACCGGTTTATTATGTGTCAGGGAGAAAAGTTTTGGTGGTGGCCGATTCACACGGCTAGCAATTATTATGACCTTTAA
- a CDS encoding SDR family oxidoreductase, with amino-acid sequence MSNTKDKVVIITGASSGIGEATAKNLAEKGAKLVLAARREERLKSLQEEITKNGGQAIYKVVDVTSHSQMEELAQAALDEFGRIDVLVNNAGLMPLSLLRNKKVDEWNTMIDVNIKGVLYGISAVLPTMREQKSGHVINLSSVAGHAVGAGSAVYSATKFAVKAITEGLRLEESAGGSNIRATNISPGAIATELKETITDTDLKSGIDEFYKGAIEVESIARAIAFAIDEPGDIAVNELIVRPVHQEW; translated from the coding sequence ATGTCTAATACAAAAGATAAAGTAGTGATTATTACAGGTGCTTCTAGTGGTATTGGAGAAGCAACAGCAAAAAATCTAGCTGAAAAAGGTGCAAAACTTGTTTTAGCAGCACGCCGTGAGGAACGTTTAAAATCCTTACAAGAAGAAATTACAAAGAACGGTGGACAAGCCATCTATAAAGTAGTAGATGTAACATCACATTCTCAAATGGAAGAGTTAGCGCAAGCGGCACTTGACGAATTTGGGCGTATCGATGTACTAGTAAATAATGCTGGACTTATGCCATTATCATTACTACGTAACAAAAAAGTGGATGAATGGAACACAATGATTGACGTAAACATCAAAGGTGTACTATACGGAATCTCTGCTGTTCTTCCAACGATGAGAGAACAAAAATCAGGTCATGTGATTAACCTTTCATCTGTTGCAGGTCATGCAGTTGGTGCTGGAAGTGCGGTATACAGCGCAACCAAGTTTGCGGTAAAAGCGATCACTGAAGGTCTTCGTTTAGAAGAATCTGCAGGCGGCAGCAACATCCGTGCGACAAACATCTCACCGGGTGCGATTGCAACTGAGCTTAAAGAAACAATTACAGATACAGATCTAAAATCAGGAATCGATGAGTTCTACAAAGGAGCGATCGAGGTAGAAAGCATTGCACGTGCGATTGCGTTTGCGATTGATGAGCCTGGCGATATCGCGGTGAACGAACTAATCGTTCGTCCTGTTCACCAAGAATGGTAA
- a CDS encoding aminotransferase class I/II-fold pyridoxal phosphate-dependent enzyme — MLEQLQHGQKLAPLVEEVEKQIRPIHEQIDRNIETNQYRVLESFRKNRVSDAHFIPSTGYGYDDMGRDTLETVYADVFGTEACIVRPQIISGTHAISIALFGVLRPGDELVYITGKPYDTLEEIVGIRGSGVGSLKEFHIGYQTVDLTAAGQVDFDAVKATISEKTKMVGIQRSKGYGVRPSFTVAEIKEMIDFVKGINPEIVVFVDNCYGEFVELQEPSHVGADLIAGSLIKNPGGGLAKIGGYVAGRKDLVEACSYRMTTPGIGAEAGASLYSLLEMYQGFFLAPHVVGQALKGAVFTSAMLEKLGMKTEPKWNSTRTDLIQSVQFDDPKLMVAFCQAIQYASPINSHVTPYPNYMPGYEDDVIMAAGTFIQGASLELTADGPIRPPYIAYVQGGLTYSHVKVAVCWAINDLVEKNFITI; from the coding sequence ATGCTAGAACAATTGCAACACGGACAGAAATTAGCACCACTTGTAGAAGAAGTAGAAAAACAAATCCGACCGATCCACGAACAGATCGATCGTAACATTGAAACGAATCAATACCGCGTATTAGAAAGCTTCCGTAAAAATCGTGTCAGTGACGCGCACTTTATTCCATCAACGGGATACGGATACGATGACATGGGAAGAGATACGCTTGAGACCGTATATGCAGATGTATTTGGAACGGAAGCCTGTATCGTTCGTCCACAAATCATCTCGGGTACTCATGCCATTAGCATTGCTCTGTTTGGCGTACTGCGCCCTGGAGACGAGCTTGTCTATATTACAGGTAAACCATATGATACGCTTGAAGAAATTGTCGGCATTCGCGGTTCTGGCGTCGGATCGCTAAAAGAATTTCACATCGGCTATCAAACTGTTGATTTAACAGCAGCAGGACAGGTAGACTTTGACGCTGTAAAAGCGACTATTTCAGAAAAAACGAAGATGGTCGGGATTCAGCGTTCAAAGGGCTACGGCGTTCGTCCGTCCTTTACGGTTGCTGAAATTAAGGAAATGATCGACTTTGTCAAAGGAATTAACCCAGAGATCGTCGTGTTCGTTGATAACTGCTACGGTGAGTTTGTGGAGCTACAAGAACCGAGTCATGTCGGAGCGGATCTCATTGCAGGGTCACTTATTAAAAACCCTGGTGGTGGCCTAGCGAAAATTGGCGGCTATGTAGCGGGACGTAAGGATCTTGTAGAAGCGTGCTCATACCGTATGACAACTCCTGGAATTGGAGCAGAAGCAGGAGCATCATTGTACAGCCTACTTGAAATGTACCAAGGCTTTTTCTTAGCGCCTCACGTTGTTGGTCAAGCGTTAAAAGGAGCGGTCTTTACGTCTGCGATGCTTGAAAAACTCGGCATGAAAACTGAGCCAAAGTGGAATAGCACAAGAACGGACTTAATTCAGTCAGTGCAGTTCGATGATCCAAAATTAATGGTCGCGTTCTGCCAGGCAATTCAATATGCTTCACCAATTAACTCGCACGTGACGCCGTATCCAAACTATATGCCAGGTTATGAAGACGATGTGATCATGGCAGCAGGTACCTTTATTCAAGGTGCAAGCTTAGAGCTAACGGCAGACGGTCCGATCCGACCACCTTATATCGCTTACGTACAAGGTGGATTAACGTATTCACACGTCAAAGTTGCCGTATGCTGGGCGATTAATGACCTCGTTGAGAAGAACTTTATTACCATTTGA
- the hfq gene encoding RNA chaperone Hfq, with protein sequence MKQSINIQDQFLNQLRKDNVYVTVYLLNGFQLRGLVKGFDNFTVLVESEGKQQLIYKHAISTFIPNKNVNVDLE encoded by the coding sequence ATGAAACAGTCGATCAACATTCAAGATCAGTTTTTGAACCAACTTCGTAAAGATAACGTATACGTAACGGTATACCTACTAAATGGTTTTCAATTAAGAGGCTTAGTAAAAGGCTTTGATAACTTTACTGTATTAGTTGAATCAGAAGGCAAGCAGCAGCTTATCTACAAGCATGCGATTTCAACGTTCATCCCAAATAAGAACGTGAACGTTGACTTAGAATAG
- a CDS encoding trimeric intracellular cation channel family protein — protein MTWEVLSIIGTIAFAISGAIIGMEEKYDILGVYILGIVTAFGGGAIRNLLIGVPVSALWDQSILFYIAFLAMTAVFVFPHNLLRHWKRWGNFFDAIGLSAFAIQGALYAVKMDHPLSAVIVAAVLTGSGGGMLRDVLAGRKPTVLKDEIYAVWAIVAGLLIGFKVIVSPLELYTLFFGIVVLRVCSYMYHWRLPIKSL, from the coding sequence ATGACATGGGAAGTATTAAGTATCATTGGAACCATTGCCTTTGCGATAAGCGGGGCCATTATTGGAATGGAAGAAAAATACGATATTTTAGGCGTTTACATATTAGGAATCGTCACGGCGTTTGGTGGTGGTGCCATACGAAACCTGTTAATCGGGGTTCCTGTATCCGCACTGTGGGACCAAAGCATTCTCTTCTATATCGCTTTTTTAGCGATGACGGCGGTGTTCGTGTTTCCACATAACCTGCTTCGTCACTGGAAGCGTTGGGGGAATTTCTTTGATGCCATCGGTTTGTCCGCGTTTGCGATTCAAGGCGCGCTCTATGCAGTCAAAATGGATCATCCGCTCAGCGCGGTCATTGTCGCAGCTGTTCTCACAGGGAGCGGCGGTGGAATGCTTCGTGATGTCCTTGCAGGACGAAAGCCAACCGTATTAAAAGACGAAATCTATGCCGTATGGGCAATTGTTGCTGGTCTATTAATTGGCTTCAAAGTAATCGTCTCACCCCTTGAACTCTATACGCTATTCTTTGGAATTGTGGTGCTACGCGTTTGTTCGTATATGTATCACTGGCGTTTACCAATTAAATCATTGTAA